A single genomic interval of Vogesella indigofera harbors:
- the aroK gene encoding shikimate kinase AroK, with translation MKLAGNIFLVGLMGAGKTTVGRTLARHTGKQFFDSDHEIEKRTGVRITTIFDIEGEQRFRERERDTIAELCAMDNIVLATGGGAILAPENRQALRSHGTVIYLRAQIDDILARTLHDKSRPLLQTGNPRAKLEELFAQRDPLYREVADLTIDTSHQNVNVLIARLEQQLAEILTCQKSN, from the coding sequence ATGAAACTGGCAGGCAATATCTTTCTGGTCGGCTTGATGGGTGCCGGCAAAACCACGGTTGGCCGCACCCTTGCCCGCCACACCGGCAAACAATTTTTCGACTCGGATCACGAAATCGAAAAACGCACCGGTGTTCGCATCACCACCATCTTCGACATCGAGGGTGAGCAGCGCTTTCGCGAGCGAGAGCGCGACACCATTGCCGAGCTGTGCGCGATGGACAACATCGTGCTGGCCACCGGTGGCGGCGCCATTCTGGCGCCGGAAAACCGGCAGGCACTGCGCAGCCATGGCACCGTGATCTATCTGCGCGCCCAGATCGACGACATTCTGGCCCGCACCCTGCATGACAAGAGCCGCCCGCTGCTGCAGACCGGCAACCCGCGCGCCAAGCTGGAAGAGCTGTTTGCCCAGCGCGATCCGCTGTATCGCGAAGTGGCTGACCTGACCATCGACACCTCCCATCAAAACGTTAACGTGCTGATTGCCCGCCTGGAACAGCAGTTGGCCGAGATTCTGACCTGCCAAAAGTCCAACTGA
- the aroB gene encoding 3-dehydroquinate synthase translates to MKTLDLVLPDTRYPIHIGQQLLGKVELITPHLKQPRVAIVTNTTVAALYLEPLLRSLEQAGISCLPVVLPDGEDFKTWDTLNQIFDALLSHRCERSTTLIALGGGVIGDMTGFAAACYQRGVPFIQIPTTLLAQVDSSVGGKTAINHPQGKNMIGAFYQPQAVIADMDLLDTLPERELSAGLAEIIKYGLLGDEQFLGWLEQNMPALRKRNKQALAYAVEYSCKMKADIVAQDEKEQGMRALLNLGHTFGHAIEAGLGFGTWLHGEAVGAGMLLAAEASRQLGWLDQTQVTRVETILQQAGLPTLAPALGTARWIELMGHDKKVEGGEIRFVLLQTLGHAVVAKLPAAILEQTLNSRFVGSAP, encoded by the coding sequence ATGAAAACGCTCGATCTTGTTCTTCCCGATACCCGTTACCCCATTCACATCGGTCAGCAGTTACTCGGCAAGGTCGAGCTGATTACCCCCCACCTCAAGCAACCCCGCGTGGCCATCGTCACCAACACCACGGTAGCGGCGCTGTATCTTGAGCCTCTGCTGCGCAGCCTGGAGCAGGCCGGCATCAGCTGTCTGCCGGTGGTACTGCCGGACGGGGAGGACTTCAAGACCTGGGACACCCTGAACCAGATTTTTGACGCGCTGCTGTCGCACCGCTGCGAGCGCAGCACCACGCTGATCGCACTGGGGGGTGGCGTTATTGGCGACATGACCGGTTTTGCCGCCGCCTGTTACCAGCGCGGCGTACCCTTCATCCAGATTCCGACCACCCTGCTGGCACAGGTCGACTCTTCCGTCGGCGGCAAGACCGCGATCAATCATCCGCAAGGCAAGAACATGATAGGCGCGTTCTACCAGCCGCAAGCGGTGATTGCCGACATGGACTTGCTTGACACGCTGCCGGAGCGTGAACTGTCGGCGGGCCTGGCCGAGATCATCAAATACGGTCTGTTGGGCGACGAGCAGTTTCTGGGCTGGCTGGAGCAGAACATGCCCGCGCTGCGCAAGCGCAACAAGCAGGCGCTGGCCTACGCGGTGGAGTACTCCTGCAAAATGAAGGCCGACATCGTGGCGCAGGACGAGAAGGAACAGGGCATGCGCGCCCTGCTCAATCTTGGCCACACCTTTGGCCACGCCATCGAGGCCGGCCTCGGTTTTGGCACCTGGCTGCACGGCGAAGCCGTCGGCGCCGGCATGCTGCTGGCAGCCGAAGCGTCACGACAACTGGGCTGGCTGGATCAGACGCAGGTCACACGGGTGGAGACGATCCTGCAGCAGGCCGGCTTGCCGACACTCGCACCGGCACTGGGCACGGCACGCTGGATCGAGCTGATGGGTCATGACAAAAAAGTGGAAGGTGGCGAGATCCGTTTCGTACTGCTGCAGACGCTGGGTCATGCTGTTGTCGCAAAGCTGCCTGCCGCAATCCTGGAGCAGACCCTGAACAGCCGTTTTGTCGGCAGCGCCCCGTAA
- a CDS encoding type IV pilus assembly protein FimV — protein sequence MLRLLADVAKAFDTVADIAHPGELMHQLRFVPPRQRGIDPVGEAEVYLTYQRYKRARQVLRHTIRTEPDNLPAHILLLHTYFLLESSHDYCQLAATLQSKLAHRPEWAHICHVGRSLAPDYPLFQQHTH from the coding sequence ATGCTGCGCCTACTTGCCGATGTCGCCAAAGCCTTTGATACCGTTGCCGACATTGCCCACCCGGGCGAGCTGATGCACCAGTTGCGCTTCGTGCCACCACGGCAGCGCGGCATCGATCCGGTCGGCGAAGCCGAGGTGTACCTCACCTACCAGCGCTACAAGCGGGCACGGCAAGTGCTGCGCCACACCATCCGTACCGAGCCGGACAACCTGCCGGCACACATCCTGCTGCTGCACACCTACTTCCTGCTGGAAAGCAGCCACGACTACTGCCAGCTGGCGGCAACACTGCAGAGCAAACTGGCGCACCGCCCAGAGTGGGCGCACATCTGCCATGTTGGCCGCAGCCTGGCGCCGGACTACCCGCTGTTCCAGCAACACACGCACTAA
- a CDS encoding type IV pilin protein, whose amino-acid sequence MLARCGFTLLELLLVLVLIGILSAAALPAYQGYVQRSQRAQAIALLQENAIFLEEFYHRHGSYKLTPTRWPALPAPLSPPDGVAQYQLAFGSLPRNTDDGYYVLRATRLQVTDETEVISLTQTGIIKRCVRRDGVEQCELVY is encoded by the coding sequence ATGCTAGCGCGGTGCGGCTTCACCCTGCTTGAGCTGCTACTGGTGCTGGTATTAATCGGCATCCTGTCGGCGGCAGCCTTGCCGGCGTATCAGGGCTATGTGCAGCGCAGCCAGCGGGCGCAGGCGATTGCGCTGCTGCAGGAAAATGCGATTTTTCTGGAAGAGTTTTACCATCGCCACGGCAGTTACAAGCTGACGCCGACGCGCTGGCCGGCACTACCGGCCCCGCTTTCGCCACCCGACGGGGTGGCGCAGTACCAGCTGGCATTCGGCTCCTTGCCACGCAACACCGACGACGGTTACTACGTGCTGCGTGCCACGCGCTTGCAGGTGACGGATGAAACGGAGGTGATTTCCCTGACGCAAACCGGGATCATCAAGCGGTGTGTCCGGCGTGACGGCGTGGAGCAGTGCGAGCTGGTGTACTAG